Below is a window of Hemitrygon akajei unplaced genomic scaffold, sHemAka1.3 Scf000095, whole genome shotgun sequence DNA.
tagttCAAaatgtgtgaactgactggtgtttctgtagggtggaggaccgagtgaatccctttccacagactgagcaggtgaacggtttctcctcagtgtgaactgactgatgactcagcaggttggatgacgaagtgaatccctttccacagactgagcaggtgaacggtttctccccagtgtgaactcgctgatgtttctgcaggttggatgacgaagtgaatccctttccacagactgagcaggtgaacggtttctccccagtgtgaactcgctgatgtttctgcaggctggatgactgagtgaatcccttcccacattctgagcaggtgaaaggcttctccccagtgtgaactcgctggtgtctcagtaggttagatggctgagtgaatcccttcccacattctgagcaggtgaatggcttctccccagtgtgaactcgctggtgtgtcagtaggttagatgactgagtgaatcccttcccacagaatgagcaggtgaatggtttctccccagtgtgaactcgctgatgtaccttcagtttagatgattcagtgaatccattcccacacactgagcaggtgaacggtttctccccggtgtgaactgactgatgtctctgcaggctggatgacaaaatgaatttcttcccacacactgagcaggtgaacggtttctccccagtgtgaactgactgatgtccctgcaggctggatgagtaagtgaatcccttcccacagactgagcaggtgaatggtttctccccagtgtgaactcgctgatgtaccttcagtttagatgattcagtgaatcccttcccacagactgagcaggtgaacggcttctccccagtgtgaactgactgatgactcagcaggttggatgactgagtgaatcccttcccacacactgagcaggtgaacggtttctccccggtgtgaactgactgatgtctctgcaggtaggatgacaaagtgaatcccttcccacagactgagcaggtgaacggtttctcctcagtgtgaactgactgatgactcagcaggttggatgactgagtgaatcccttcccacacactgagcaggtgaacggtttctccccggtgtgaactgactgatgtctctgcaggctggatgacaaagtgaatcccttcccacagactgagcaggtgaacggtttctcctcagtgtgaactgactgatgtctctgcaggctgAATGAcaaagtgaatttcttcccacagactgagcaggtgaacggtttctccccagtgtgaactcgctgatgtaccttcagtttagatgatccagtgaatcccttcccacagactgagcaggtgaacggtttctccccggtgtgaactgactgatgtctctgcaggctggatgacaaagtgaatttcttcccacagactgagcaggtgaacggtttctccccagtgtgaactcgctgatgtaccttcagtttagatgattcagtgaatcccttcccacagactgagcaggtgaacggacgctccccggtgtgaactcgctggtgagccattaggtcaaatgaccgagtgaatcccttcccacagtctgagcagatgaacgtcttctccccagtgtgaactcgctgatgtaccttcagtttagatgattcagtgaatcccttcccacagactgagcaggtgaacggcttcaccccagtgtgaactttctggtgtctctgtagggtggatgactgagtgaatccgatcccacagacagagcaggtgaacggcctctctccagtgtgaactcgctgatgtatctgtaggtgggatgaccaagtgaatcccttcccacagactgagcaggtgaacggtttctccccagtgtgaactgactgatgtctctgcaggctggatgacaaagtgaatttcttcccacagactgagcaggtgaacggtttctccccagtgtgaactcgctgatgtaccttcagtttagatgattcagtgaatcccttcccacagactgagcaggtgaacggtttctccccagtgtgaactcgctgatgtaccttcagtttagatgattcagtgaatcccttcccacagactgagcaggtgaacggtttctccccagtgtgaactgactgatgtctctgcaggctggatgacaaagtgaatttcttcccacagactgagcaggtgaacggtttctccccagtgtgaactcgctgatgtaccttcagtttagatgattcagtgaatcccttcccacagactgagcaggtgaacggtttctccccagtgtgaactcgctgatgtaccttcagtttagatgattcagtgaatcccttcccacagactgagcaggtgaacggtttctccccagtgtgaactcgctgatgtaccttcagtttagatgattcagtgaatcccttcccacagactgagcaggtgaacggtttctccccagtgtgaactcgctgatgtaccttcagtttagatgattcagtgaatcccttcccacagactgagcaggtgaacggcttctccccagtgtgaactttctggtgtctctgtagggtggatgaccgagtgaatctcatcccacagtccgagcaagtgaacggccgcaCCCCGgtctgaactcgctggtgtgccatcaggtcagatgacagagtgaatcctttcccagaaaatcagcagatgaccagtttctgactggtgtgtccacatgTGGGATGACAGACTAAGTGCTTTcttacacacagaacaggtgaatgaccttgctcagtgtgaacttgctgatgtaccttcagttgagatgactgtctGAATCCATTCCCAATGTCTGAGCAGAAGAATGGGctctcccctgtgtaaaatgacgggcgtgccagttggtcaaatgactgagtgaatcctgccCCGTAGTCTGATCAggtaggatggtcgattgaatcccttgcttcacttcttaaatatctagacagagacaggaaAACTGGTGTGCCATGTCTGAGCTTccgggagacaaattccttctcgtttttaacctgtaaaaagatttacaaaatccatcaatgggtgtaggtcAACACTTCGGATGAGATTGCCAAGgtttgagttgccaaggtttgatccagcatcacactgttacagtgaggttccacCCAAGTTgcacagagaaatcatcttctaactgggcacagtgctggtatctgaaataaccatcaattccctgatgctcttcttgTTTCTAtaggaatggggcatttctgtggTCTCCAGTttgtgccttggctcagtttggctccctccattggtattattccctgttcctgctgagctgcatgggtgcctggccacaGAGTAACTGAAAAAttctcacacaaatagtctttcttgacgtgcagctgggattttcttatatgtattattaacttaaagtgccacaattttaatgccttataaaaatttcttgctgagatgaatggttggtccgcacagctgttaaagGTTCTTGCAGAAAAGTAccaacaaagaaacaggccctttgggctatCTAGCTTGTGCTAAACTATTtaaactccccactcccacaccccaacCATTCAGGTACCTACACAAAactccttaaatgttgaaatccagctcgcattcaccatttgtgttggctgttcattccacacccagatgaccatctgtgtgaagaagtttcccctcatgttccccttaacatttcacctttcacccttaacccatggcctctggttgtagttccacaccATCTCCGTGGTAAAAGCCAACTTGCattttatctatgcccctctatcacaatcaaatctcccctcaatcttctacattccaaggaataaagtcctaacctgttcaatctttccttgtaacccaagtcctccagacctggcaaaatccttgtgaattttctctgaactctcggAACCTCTTTTACAACTTTCATCTATCTACTGTTGTCAGtgctttggttcatgaaggccaatgggctgaaatctttctttccgtctctacctaactgtgataccacttttagTGAATTacagacttgtattcccaggtccctttcctctacaacactcctcagtgcccaaccagtcactgtataagacctacagtggtaggtcctaccaaagtgcaacacctcacacttgtctgaattaaattccattttccatttctcaaaccatttttccagctggtccaggtcgcactgtaagccatgatagtcttcctcgctgtccactacaccccaatcttggtgtcatccacaaatttactgatccagttaaccacactatcatccagattactgatatagaagacaaacaacaacagatcaagCACTTATCCCTATGACACAcaactagtcacagacctccagtcagagaggcaaccatctgctaccatactctggcttctcccaaagccagtgtctcgtccaatttactatctcatcttgaatgctgagtgactgaaccttcttgaccaacctcccatatgagactttgtcaagtgccttgccgaagtccatgtagacaacatccactgacttgccttcatccaatttcctgataacttcgagaaactctataagattggtgagCCATGAactaccaagcacaaagccatgttgtctatccttaatcaattcacatctatccaaatacttatatatccatttcctgcacataagttccaataactttccccctactgatgtcaagcacaccaatgtacaatttcttagtttatttttagagcctttcttgaacagcggaacaacattcgttgtcctccaatcctccagtacctcacctgtcactaaggatgatttaaatatctgtgcttgggccccgacaacttctgcacttgtcttccaaagggtccgagggaacaatttgtcaggccctggggatttatccatggcAATTTGCCTTCAGacggcaaacacctccacctctgtaatctgtacagggtccatgaagttgatgctgctttgcctcacttctatagactctgtgtccacctcCGGAGTAAATAcgaatgcagaaaaaatctcccccatctattttgtctcctcatACGGATTACCATTCTAATTTTGCAAAGGATTAATTTTTTCCCTTGAAATCTTTTTccacttaacatatctgcagaatccatgaggattctccttcaccttgtctgctggggcaacctcatgccttctttcatcagtgttcacttgaatttcctgtatctcataagtagcccatttgttcctatctgcctgtacctggtatgcacctcctttttattgatctgggagatgaaagccaaaggggtgatagagctgcatggtggggggtggggcatGGGGGGGTgggtaaactaaagttgcagggggaatgacagaacagatagaggagaggttgtggagacagatgttgttcagacctcagacaaggtcaggaatgaaaaacgttgagcatgttgcagtgaatatgctgagccctgtatataaccatataacaatcacagcacggaaacaggccattccggccctcctagtccgtgcctaactcttaatctcacctagtcccacctacccgcactcagcccataaccctccactcctttcctgtccatatacctatccaattttaccttaaatgacacaactgaactggcctctactacttctacaggaagctcattccgcacagctatcactctctgagtaaagaaataccccctcatgtttcccttaaacttttgccccctaactctcaaatcatgtcctctcgtttgaatctcccctactctcaatggaaacagcctattcacgtcaactctatctatccctctcaacattttaagtacctcgatcaaatcccccctcaaccttctacgctccaatgaatagagacctaacttgttcaacctttctctgtaacttaagtgctgaaacccaggtaacatcctagtaaatcgtctctgcactctctctaatttattgctatctttcctataattcggtgaccagaactgtacacaatattccaaatttggccttaccaatgccttgtacaattttaacattacatcccaacttctgtactcaatgctctgatttataaaggccagcgttccaaaagccttcttcaccaccctatctacatgagactccaccttcagggaactatgcactgttattcctagatctctctgttccactgcattcctcaatgccctaccatttaccctgtatgttctatttggattattcctgccaaaatgtagaacctcacacttctcagcattaaactccatctgccaacgttcagcccattcttctaaccggcataaatctccctgcaagcttcgaaaacccacctcattatccacaacacctcctaccttagtatcatcagcatacttactaatccaatttaccaccccatcatccagatcatttatgtatattacaaacaacatttgggcccaaaacagatccctgaggcaccccgctagtcaccggcctccatcccgataaacaattatccaccactactctctggcatctcccatctagccactgttgaatccattttattactccagcattaatacctaacgactgaaccttcttaactaaccttccatgtggaactttgtcaaaggccttgctgaagtccatatagactacatccactgccttaccctcatcaacattcctcgtaactacaaaaaattcaataaggtttgtcaaacatgaccttccacgcacaaatccatgctggctactctctaatcagatcctgtctatccagataattataaatactatctctaagaatactttccattaatttacccaccactgatgtcaaactgacaggtctataattgccaggcttacttctagaaccctttttaaacaatggaaccacatgagcaatacgccaatcctccggcacaatccccgtttctaatgacatctgaaagatctccgtcagagctcctgctatctctacacaaacttccctcaaggtcctggggaatatccggtcaggacccggagattgatccacttttaaatttcttaaaagcgccagtacttccacctctttaattgtcataagttccataacttccttacttgtttcccacaccttacaccattcaatatccttctccttagtgaataccgaagagaagaaatcattcaaaatctctcccatctccctcggctccacacatagctgaccaccctgattctctaagggaccaattttatccctcactatcctcttgcttttaatataactgtagaagcctttcggatttacttccaccttatttgccaaaccaaactcgtaacttcttttagcttttctaatctctttcttaagtttccttttacattctttatattcctcgagcaattcctttactccatgctgcctatatctattgtagacatccctcttttttcaaaccaagtt
It encodes the following:
- the LOC140722964 gene encoding uncharacterized protein, which produces MAHQRVQTGVRPFTCSDCGMRFTRSSTLQRHQKVHTGEKPFTCSVCGKGFTESSKLKVHQRVHTGEKPFTCSVCGKGFTESSKLKVHQRVHTGEKPFTCSVCGKGFTESSKLKVHQRVHTGEKPFTCSVCGKGFTESSKLKVHQRVHTGEKPFTCSVCGKKFTLSSSLQRHQSVHTGEKPFTCSVCGKGFTESSKLKVHQRVHTGEKPFTCSVCGKGFTESSKLKVHQRVHTGEKPFTCSVCGKKFTLSSSLQRHQSVHTGEKPFTCSVCGKGFTWSSHLQIHQRVHTGERPFTCSVFCGKGFTESSKLKVHQRVHTGEKTFICSDCGKGFTRSFDLMAHQRVHTGERPFTCSVCGKGFTESSKLKVHQRVHTGEKPFTCSVCGKKFTLSSSLQRHQSVHTGEKPFTCSKPFTCSVCGKGFTQSSNLLSHQSVHTGEKPFTCSVCGKGFTESSKLKVHQRVHTGEKPFTCSVCGKGFTYSSSLQGHQSVHTGEKPFTCSVCGKKFILSSSLQRHQSVHTGEKPFTCSVCGNGFTESSKLKVHQRVHTGEKPFTCSFCGKGFTQSSNLLTHQRVHTGEKPFTCSECGKGFTQPSNLLRHQRVHTGEKPFTCSECGKGFTQSSSLQKHQRVHTGEKPFTCSVCGKGFTSSSNLQKHQRVHTGEKPFTCSVCGKGFTSSSNLLSHQSVHTEEKPFTCSVCGKGFTRSSTLQKHQSVHTF